Proteins encoded together in one Equus asinus isolate D_3611 breed Donkey chromosome 12, EquAss-T2T_v2, whole genome shotgun sequence window:
- the CHRAC1 gene encoding chromatin accessibility complex protein 1, with the protein MADLVVGKDKCGEQRLVSLPLSRIRVIMKSSPEVSSINQEALVLTAKATELFVQYLATYSYRHGSGKEKKALTYSDLSHTAEESETFQFLADILPKKILASKYLKMLKEKREDDEEEENDNNGDSDDDEAES; encoded by the exons ATGGCGGACTTGGTCGTGGGCAAAGATAAGTGCGGGGAGCAGCGGCTCGTGTCGCTGCCCCTGTCCCGCATCCGGGTCATCATGAAGAGCTCCCCCGAGGTGTCTAGCATCAACCAGGAGGCGCTGGTGCTCACGGCcaaggccacg GAACTCTTTGTGCAATATCTAGCCACCTATTCCTACAGACATggcagtggaaaagaaaagaaagcgctCACTTACAGTGACTTATCACATACTGCAGAGGAATCAGAAACTTTTCAGTTTCTTGCAG ATATATTACCAAAGAAGATTTTAGCTAGTAAATATCTGAAAATGCttaaagagaagagggaagatgacgaggaggaggagaatgacaACAATGGTGACAGTGATGACGATGAAGCCGAATCCTAA